The following are encoded in a window of Rhodomicrobium lacus genomic DNA:
- a CDS encoding arylsulfatase, whose amino-acid sequence MSQSRSWRFVAGAALLAGMSSHVIAAEVLPKPEQPFSGVVDADANKSKPDAPKNVTAPKGAPNIVLILLDDVGFGATSVTGGPVPTPALDKLASEGLRYNQFHVNALCSPTRAALLSGRNDHQVGFGTVAELAANYPGYNARWPKSAASIAEVLRLNGYSTAAFGKWHNTPIGEAGPTGPFDRWPTSRGFEYFYGFQGGETNQWQPKLWRGTTPVEPWGTPKQGYHLTTDLANEAINWLHQHDAAASDKPFFVYFATGATHAPHHVSQEWIDKFKGKFDQGWDKLREETFAREKALGIIPADAELTPRPAEIAAWDSLSPEQKKLLARQAEVYAGFLAQTDFEVGRVLDAIREEGKGDNTLVLYIVGDNGASAEGGPEGLDARNADGSPVSIQGRLERADELGTDSFYNHYSAAWAWGLNAPFQWTKQVASHLGGTRDPLVVSWPSKITDKGAIRGGFRHVTDIAPTIYEAAGITPPDEVNGEKQTPLEGKSFVDSFSDGKAKSKHTTQIFETVGNRGIYKDGWWAGARHIVPWKTFERFGTPIGEHPWELYNLDKDYSQARDLAKENPEKLKELQALFDQEAKRTNIYPLAPVPALLTSGSTERKQLVFREGTNRIPVLIGPRTGSRSHTITAQVDIPQAGAKGVIIAEGGHLGGYVIYLDDQGRAVYETNAHGSVTGRIVSAAAVPPGKATVTLDFNVDGDESNPLIKVARGFGRIPQPGTARLSVNGASVGEAKISNLFTNYHETLDVGADLGTPISDNYSVPFKFTGKIETVTLDLK is encoded by the coding sequence ATGAGTCAATCCAGATCCTGGCGGTTCGTCGCCGGGGCGGCACTTCTTGCGGGCATGAGCAGCCATGTAATCGCGGCCGAAGTTTTGCCGAAACCCGAGCAACCCTTTTCTGGGGTCGTCGACGCTGACGCAAACAAGTCGAAACCCGACGCGCCGAAAAATGTCACCGCGCCCAAAGGCGCGCCGAATATTGTCCTCATTCTGCTCGACGATGTGGGATTTGGAGCGACATCCGTTACGGGCGGTCCCGTTCCGACGCCGGCGCTCGACAAGCTCGCCAGCGAAGGGCTCCGCTACAATCAGTTCCACGTCAATGCGCTCTGCTCGCCGACGCGCGCCGCGCTGCTCTCAGGGCGCAACGATCATCAGGTCGGCTTCGGAACGGTCGCGGAGCTTGCCGCCAACTATCCGGGCTACAATGCGCGCTGGCCGAAAAGCGCGGCTTCCATCGCCGAGGTGCTTCGCCTCAACGGTTATTCGACCGCCGCTTTTGGCAAATGGCACAATACGCCGATCGGTGAAGCCGGTCCGACCGGTCCGTTCGACCGCTGGCCGACAAGTCGCGGCTTCGAGTACTTCTACGGCTTTCAGGGCGGCGAGACCAACCAGTGGCAGCCGAAGCTCTGGCGCGGTACAACGCCCGTGGAGCCTTGGGGCACCCCGAAACAGGGCTACCATCTGACCACGGATCTTGCCAACGAAGCGATCAACTGGCTGCATCAGCACGATGCGGCGGCCTCCGACAAGCCGTTCTTCGTATACTTCGCCACCGGCGCGACGCATGCACCGCACCACGTTTCCCAGGAATGGATCGACAAGTTCAAGGGCAAGTTCGATCAGGGGTGGGACAAGCTGCGGGAAGAAACCTTCGCGCGCGAGAAAGCTCTGGGCATCATCCCGGCCGACGCCGAATTGACGCCGCGCCCGGCAGAAATCGCCGCCTGGGATAGCCTTTCGCCCGAGCAGAAAAAGCTGCTGGCACGACAGGCCGAGGTTTATGCGGGCTTCCTTGCCCAAACCGATTTCGAAGTCGGTCGCGTGCTCGATGCCATTCGCGAGGAAGGCAAAGGCGACAACACGCTCGTTCTCTACATCGTGGGCGACAACGGAGCCAGCGCCGAGGGCGGTCCCGAGGGGCTCGACGCTCGCAATGCGGACGGCAGCCCTGTGAGCATCCAGGGACGGCTTGAAAGGGCCGACGAGCTGGGCACCGATTCCTTCTACAATCACTACTCGGCGGCATGGGCCTGGGGCCTGAACGCACCGTTCCAGTGGACGAAGCAGGTCGCCTCGCATCTCGGCGGCACGCGTGATCCGCTGGTCGTGTCATGGCCGTCGAAGATCACCGACAAGGGCGCGATCCGCGGCGGTTTCCGGCACGTCACGGACATCGCACCCACGATCTATGAGGCCGCCGGTATCACGCCGCCCGACGAGGTGAACGGGGAGAAGCAGACGCCACTTGAGGGCAAGAGCTTCGTCGACAGCTTCAGCGACGGAAAGGCGAAAAGCAAACACACCACGCAGATCTTCGAGACGGTCGGCAATCGCGGCATCTACAAGGATGGCTGGTGGGCAGGTGCGCGCCACATCGTTCCGTGGAAGACGTTCGAGCGGTTTGGCACGCCCATCGGCGAACATCCGTGGGAGCTTTACAATCTCGACAAGGACTATAGCCAGGCGCGCGATCTCGCGAAGGAGAACCCCGAGAAGCTGAAAGAGCTTCAGGCCCTCTTCGATCAGGAGGCGAAGCGCACCAACATCTATCCTCTCGCTCCGGTGCCGGCGCTTCTGACGTCCGGCTCGACCGAAAGGAAGCAGCTTGTGTTCCGTGAGGGCACAAACCGCATCCCGGTTCTGATCGGTCCCAGAACTGGTTCGCGCTCGCACACGATCACGGCGCAAGTGGACATTCCCCAAGCCGGCGCCAAGGGCGTGATCATTGCCGAAGGCGGCCATCTCGGCGGTTATGTCATCTATCTCGACGACCAGGGCCGAGCAGTCTACGAGACGAACGCACACGGAAGCGTAACCGGCCGGATCGTCTCGGCCGCCGCGGTGCCGCCGGGGAAGGCGACCGTCACGCTCGATTTCAATGTCGATGGCGACGAGTCCAATCCGCTCATCAAGGTGGCGCGAGGGTTCGGACGCATCCCCCAGCCGGGAACGGCTCGCCTTTCCGTGAATGGGGCGTCTGTCGGCGAGGCGAAGATCTCGAACCTTTTCACGAATTATCATGAGACGCTGGATGTCGGGGCCGATCTCGGCACCCCGATCAGCGACAATTACAGCGTGCCGTTCAAGTTCACCGGCAAGATCGAAACAGTCACGCTCGACCTCAAATAG
- a CDS encoding cell envelope integrity protein TolA: MNVEITGSLYDSQPLGATEKGELSPAVPAVLLGIGTRRPPVTLTILGIGVYVAALTALLTIDFSSPPAVLEAPVDMVYEEPAAPEEPEQPPPPPEPEPQPEPIPEPTPEPLPEPLPEPEKPPEPVKEEIKPKPVEPPKPVAKPKPRSATPTPGAIPTDYANKVYQRINRVASGSFPKSALSRGQSVRISYSIVIGSGGELISKSVGSSGNAVMDRAAAEALARSAPFPTPPALGSRTYKISGAIVYRAQ, from the coding sequence ATGAATGTTGAAATTACTGGCAGCCTGTACGATAGCCAGCCGCTTGGCGCTACGGAGAAAGGGGAGTTGTCGCCTGCGGTTCCAGCCGTGCTGCTCGGCATCGGGACGCGGCGACCACCGGTAACGCTGACCATACTCGGTATTGGCGTTTACGTGGCCGCCCTGACCGCCCTTCTCACGATCGACTTCAGCTCGCCACCCGCTGTTCTCGAAGCGCCGGTGGACATGGTCTATGAAGAACCGGCAGCGCCGGAGGAACCCGAGCAGCCCCCTCCGCCGCCAGAACCGGAACCCCAGCCGGAGCCCATTCCGGAACCCACGCCGGAGCCGTTGCCTGAGCCTCTGCCCGAGCCCGAGAAGCCGCCTGAGCCGGTCAAGGAGGAGATCAAGCCCAAGCCGGTGGAACCGCCGAAGCCCGTCGCGAAACCTAAGCCCCGGTCCGCCACGCCGACGCCGGGCGCGATCCCGACTGACTACGCCAACAAGGTGTACCAGCGGATCAATCGCGTCGCGAGCGGAAGCTTCCCGAAGTCGGCGCTCTCGCGCGGACAGTCGGTTCGCATCAGTTATTCAATCGTAATCGGCTCAGGCGGGGAACTCATCTCCAAGTCGGTAGGAAGCTCCGGCAACGCCGTGATGGATCGCGCCGCAGCGGAAGCCCTGGCGCGTTCCGCGCCGTTCCCGACACCGCCTGCGCTTGGCTCGCGGACATACAAGATTTCAGGCGCAATCGTCTACAGAGCCCAGTGA
- a CDS encoding MotA/TolQ/ExbB proton channel family protein: protein MADTAISGGAASAAHLLSPLELFQQADIVVQAVMGLLILASAWGWGIIAAKTIQLAILNRRAKTLLRSLAHGVPLSDLSEAFLRVKPSDPLRLIYQAMVDENRRSADIRNSPAQQESLLDRVHRVGQLASANTLDQLKGGLQSLATIGSVSPFVGLFGTVWGIMNSFQGIAASNNTSLAVVAPGIAEALFATALGLVAAIPAVVFYNRITGNIAQFGKSLKTFIEVYGVELSRQLSKGEPHGRLAA, encoded by the coding sequence ATGGCCGATACAGCCATTTCCGGCGGTGCCGCGAGCGCCGCTCATCTTCTCTCGCCGCTGGAACTCTTCCAGCAGGCCGACATCGTCGTTCAGGCGGTAATGGGGCTGCTCATCCTGGCTTCGGCCTGGGGATGGGGCATCATCGCGGCGAAAACCATCCAGCTTGCCATCCTCAACAGGCGAGCGAAGACCCTTCTGAGAAGCCTTGCGCATGGCGTTCCCCTCTCAGACCTTTCAGAGGCATTTCTGCGTGTGAAACCGTCCGATCCCCTGCGGCTCATATACCAGGCGATGGTCGACGAGAACAGGCGATCCGCGGATATCCGAAACAGTCCGGCGCAGCAGGAAAGCCTGCTCGACCGTGTGCACCGCGTGGGTCAACTCGCCAGCGCGAACACGCTGGACCAGCTCAAGGGCGGTCTCCAGAGCCTTGCGACAATCGGGTCCGTTTCGCCCTTCGTGGGGCTGTTCGGCACTGTGTGGGGCATCATGAACAGCTTCCAGGGCATCGCGGCGTCGAATAACACGAGCCTCGCCGTCGTCGCCCCGGGCATCGCGGAGGCGCTGTTCGCGACCGCGCTCGGCCTTGTGGCGGCGATCCCGGCAGTCGTCTTCTACAACCGCATCACCGGCAACATAGCCCAGTTCGGGAAAAGCCTGAAAACATTCATCGAAGTCTACGGCGTGGAACTGTCCCGCCAGCTTTCGAAAGGAGAGCCTCATGGGCGCCTCGCTGCGTAG